TTGCCGCCTCCTCTTCCCACtgctctccccccacccagctCCCCTGCACCCAGGAGATAGCAATGCAGAGACGACAGGGCGGCCGTATCGCCCAGCCACAGGCGAGACGGGGGCCGCCTGATTAATGCCGTGCTGGTTTGGGAGGTGGCAGCTCCCCATCACCCCGGGATGACGGGATGCTCCTACCGAGCCGGTGGCTgatctgcagctgcagagcctcGAGGAGGGGCAGCTCAACAGCATGTCAGGCACCCACACATTTCACCCACGCTTACGCGACACGTTTATCGGGGTCAGCAGCCCCAGgtcaggaaggggaaaaaaaaaccaaacccaaaacaaacaacaaaaccaccacgccaacaaaccaacccaaacaaacacaaGATACCGAACCccttggggaaggggctggcaAGCCGCACGCACCAGCACTCTGCAGTTCACCCCTCGCTCACCCTCAGCTTGCCCCCAGTGCCCCACTTTTGGGAGTTTCCTCCCCCAGGAGCAGGTACAACCAGGCAGACTATTGTTTTTCCGAAAAACCACGCACGCACCCCCTCCAGCCCAAAACACCATGCCCTGaaccctgctttttttttcctcctttcttgaTCCCTACCAATCTCCCGTGGCAAGACCaagccctgcctgccttcccatCTCAACCCCCCAGCGTGCCGAATGCTCACCCCGTCCCAAACTCGATGGCAACAGCCATGTCCTTGCTGGGAAGCAGGGGGAAAAGCCTGGACCTCTGGACGGGAGGGTTTCTAGGCTGGAAGCATGAGGCCAAGCACCAGCGAGAGCAAGCCTTGGCTCTGCACGGGCGCAACGGGGAGCCGGCTGCCAAGCTCGGCGCCCGGCCCTCCTGCACCATCCGCCGGGTTGCCCGAGGACCTCACGCGCACGACAAAAGCCTGCAACCCTGTTTTACCAGAATTTGTGACTTACGAAGCGGCTTGCCTTACCTGGGGAAAGCAGTCGCCGCAGCTGTGCCCATGGAGGAGGGGGTCTTGCATTTGcctgcgcccccccccggcccaggGGCCACGGATACCACGGCGAGGTTATCGCGGGCTGAGCGAAGGCTGCCCTAACTCTCCTCACTGCGGCTGCCACTGCGTCCTTACACCCTGCTTCCATCCCCATCTCTCGCAGTACTCCAGCCTCCCAGCCGAAGCATCCATTACCTCCATCCAAGGGTCCTCCTTGACcccttcatcttcctctcttCAGACGgtgcctccagccctggcacaaACCCGCAATTAGGGCTCTTCTGTAATTGTCAGCAGCCTCtctgcagagcaacagctcACGTTTACATTGGGATGGGGCTGAACGAGGAGCAGTCACCCCCAGATCCTCCATCCTGCCAAAAAGCAACGTGCTTCACCCAAAAACATGAGGAGGAAAGCATTTGAGATCACTCTGATCTCCCCCAGGATCTAGACATACTCTACCAGTAATTTGCAGTGCCATCTGCCTCCACCGATACTAGATTTACTGACGCAGCCCAGGCTCAGCTCTTCCTCCATGGGGCTGAGGGTCCATGTGGGATTTTCAGAGCGGTGTGGTGAAGCAGATTATTTCCCCCCTCGAACCCAAAGGTGGAGCAGACAGCTGGATAATGGCACTGCAGGGCTCCGCTCGCTCTCCCGCCAGGGCCTGGGGGTGctccagctgctttctctccccAAATCCAGAGGGAGAGAAGTGACAGGTCAGGATGCCCCAAAATCACACAGGAACCTGGAAAAATGACCCCCCCACCGCCACACTGGGTTAGGGCCACGTGGCAAGCCTTTGCCCCAAGGAACACATTTTTCTCAGCAAAAGGGGAAGATTTTATTAAGTTAAAAGTTGAAgggcacagcagagcagcagcagctgccacctTGGGGGAGGTTGGCTCTGGCGGGTGCAATAGCAGCCTCACAGCTCCTCTTCCCCAGAAAGGAGAAGCCCCGTGGCTCTGGGCTCCTGCCAATTTGGGTTCTTGAAGGAGCCAAAGGACAGTCACGGAGAGAGCTCGATCATGCGGACTCTTGCCAAGGTCTCCTCTTTCAAAAGTCCCAGGCAAGCACGTCCATGGCAGACTGCCCCGGCGGCTCCCTCCTATGGCTTGCATGTCTTCTCCGCAGGTCCCCGGGGGTGGCACGGGAGGGGGAGCGTGGTCGTTGCCGTGCATCCCAGCGGGGCCACGGAGACATTTGGAAGAGAGGGAATATGTGCCGAAGGTGGCTGTGTGGCTGGGAGCaacagggctggggagggggggaaaaccAGATTCTCTTTTTCAGGTTAGAAAATGCTGGTGATGTAGTAAAAgttctccccctcctcttccccttcttcccagggggaaaaaattcctctacaaaatataattttcacaTATAAAATCCTGGAGAAGGTGCATGTAAGGAGCCAGTCCAAACAACGTGCTCAGGTACGCAGGCAAAAGGGGTTCATCAAAAAAGCTTTGGGAGGGGAGTGAGGAGGTTGAGGGGGGTGTGGGATTCCTTGCCAAGGCAATAACGGATGGGATTcaacctccccctccccgcaaGTGAGGAATGGAGCAAATACAAACCGAGAACAGATAAACAAACGAAGAGCAGACCTAGAGagagacaaaaccagaaatggtTTAGAAAGGCTCCACCGAGCGCAGAAACGCCGTCCCTTCTGCTCCCCCAGGAGATGGCCGCCTTACGCGCTGCGGCAGACCAACTCATCTCGGCGCTCACCAGCAAGCGCTGGCGGAGCAGGGTGACCCCAATCCCGATGGCCACGGCATCCAAGCAAGGAGCAGAAGCGCTCTGGACAACGGGACGCCCTCGTTCCCGTCACcctgcttccctccccagccGCAGCGGGGACGCCTGCAGGCGAGCGtgggaggaaggctgggtctagTCGGGGCTGCTTTGATGCAGACCTAAAATTTCCATGCTGCGATGGGGAAACCGCTACAAAGGCGAACGCAGCAGAAACATCACCTACGTAAAGTAGCGCGTAACTGCCCCCGCGCTGTCACCCAAGCCACAAGGCACAGGCCAGCGGATCGCCGGCTCCCACCTCCAGCCCGGTTGAGCAGCGGTTggtgctggctgcaggagcATCAAGAGCAGCGCAGCGAGAAGGGGGCTGGGGACCTTGGGAGAATGTCAGGGATGGCAGGAGGGCCAGGGGTGCAGGATGAGAGGATgcaagaagcagagaaggaagagtttAAGCCTAAAGTTTCAGCAGAGTGGAGCGGGAGGAACCGGCGGCTTCCACCCCGCTGTCAAAGCGGGGCAGCTAGTGTCAGCCACCGGCACCCGCAGGGGACATCGCAGCATCCCCGACGCTCACCGTTACTCGCCGACGCTGTTGCACAGTGACTCCTTCTCCTGCAGAGCCGCCATGGCCAGGCGCAGGTGCTCCTTCAGCTGCTCGATCTCTCGCTCCGAGCGCACCTTAATGTGATTCAGCTCTGCATAGACATCTTGGTATTTCCCTGAGGCAAATCTCTTATCCTGccaggggagggagaaggaccagcaggtgaggaggggggagcCAGCCCTGGGTTTGAAGCCCATCCCAATCTGGACCACGCAGAAACCGTTCAGAAGAAGACCGTGGAGGTAGCACTTCCCAAaccctgggctggggaggaaggcagagtcACTGGTCCCGCAGCAGCGGGTATCTGCGGCATCAGAATTGAGGAGGTGAGGTGAGCTTTACCATGGCTCACGCGTATTTGGGCCAGCCatattggaaaaataaaccccacCAGAGACGCAGGCCGCTGAAAGGGCTGGTCCCAGCCACTTATTCGGCAAAAAACTTAAGTTAGAAAGTTGTAAGCTCCTGGAGCATCACTGAATCTCAAAGCCTCTTTCAGATACCCCTTTGGCAGGGGTCTTTGAAAATCCCTCTGAAGGAGCTGCTGCCAGTGGAGGGAGCAGCACACCCAGCGACAGTGCTCAAGGAAACACATCCACCCAGTGAGGGGacaaaaggggaagagaaaagtgGCTTTGGAAGTGGAGTTTtctgggcaggaggcacccaGGCTTCCCACCTGGGAAAGAAGGGCTCCTGGCTTGTCCACACTCATAGGTACATACATCTGGGGAAACCAGCAGCAAAGTCTCCGTGACATTTCCCTGGTACAAGGTAAATCTACACCAGCCCATGCTGTCTGGAGCGCACGGCTGCTATGCGCTCCGGAGCGAGCAGGGACAAGGAGCACAGGTGACAAGAGGGTTTGGCCTGAGCATCCCATCAAACCCAGCTGAACCCTGTTGACAAGCAGCGCTGgtgctcccctccttcccttctcctccttctcctgccgCTTTCCCAATGGCTCCCGGAAAACACCAACCTTTTGCATCATCTGCAGCTCCTCCCGCAGGCACTGCACCTCTTTCTTTAGGTATTGGAGCTCGTTCTCCTTCACCCGCAGCAGCACCTACGccagggaggtgggagaggaacCAGAGATGACTCAAAGAGCCACCATTTCGGAAAGGCCAGCCGGCCCTGGCGCAAGCGCGGTggtggaaaaggaaggaagggccaggagggctggagcaggaaAGAGCACGAGCGGCCCAGGGAAAGCGGCGGAGGGGAAGCTTGCGTACCTGCTTCCCACACCGGCCCCGCTGCTCCATGCGGCAGCCCCCTCCCACACGCTCCAAGCCAAAACCACTGCGAGGAGGAGACCCCCGGCACGGGGTAGGGACGGAGGCGGCGGGACAGCGGGAGAGGACCCTCATACCTCCAGCTCGCAGGAGCTCCGCTCGTTGTTGTGCGGAGAGCGGTCCCCAGAGCTTCGTGACGAAATAAAGCTTCGCAGCTTCCCGATCTCATCCGAGAGGCGggtctgcagctcctgcaggcaAAACCAAAAGACATCAGAGTAGCCATGGCACAGGCCTCTCTGCTGTCCTGGCCCCTCCATCTTATGCCAGCCCTGCTTCAGCTTAAAGACCTCCTTGTAAGTCCCTGCCCATAGGTGACGGCAGCACCTACAAGTAGCAGAATACACTTGCCGTATTTAACCCCATAGTTAAGATAAGCCCATCTACAGCCTCtaactcttaattttttttctttctgatgatAAAACCTCAGAAGGGAACAAATACGAAACAGGTAGGGGAGTTTTAAACAGAGAGGCTGTGCTGTGCAAGGGAGGAACGCGCTCTGCCGTCTCTGCTCGTGGGGAAATCCCTTCTCTTGCCTGGTTTTTCCGGAGgagctccttcccctcctgctgaCAGCGCTGCAGTGTCTGCTCCCgctcctctgctttctgggTGAGCTCCCCGATTTCCAGGCACTTTTGGGAATACTGCTCAGAAAGCACTTGCAGCTCCCGCTTCAGGGAATCCACGTCCAACCTGCCAAAGAGGCCGCCGGCTCATCGCTGCCCCACAACCCTCGCCGGCCCCTGGCCATCAGCGTTGCCTtcccccctgccacgggcagcCTCTGCCCACATCGGTCATCGGCACAAAAAAATGCTCCATGTGGACCAAGGCTTCAGTTCCCACCCTCCTGCACACGAGCATGGTGCTTCTAGGAGCTTCAGGCCATGCAGGAGAAACGGAGGAGCTTTCCgtaaagaaaatagaaggaagaagctacagggaaaacagaagtgCTGTAGGGAACACAGAGGTGCTATAGGGAAAATAGCCAAGCAGGGGATAAACCTCCCTGCCCTATAgctccagcagccctggcagtCTCCGCTGGTCACCCACCGTCTCTGGGGAAGGAGTTGGGGAGGCggcaggagggagagctgggggctACGGCCGCAGGTGGGGTGCGGTGACACTGGCACAGGGCGGCAGCATCGGGCAAGGGAAGCGGGAGAGGTGGTTTCTTACTGGTGCTGCTTCTGGAGGGCATCTGAGACCGAACTGCATTGCTGGAAGCTTCGTGTCCTGcccagctccttgttcatctCCTCCCGGTGGGCTTTCTTCAGCGCCTCGATGGCTGCAGAGGGCGACAATGGGAGATGGGGGATCAGGCTGTGCCAGCTCCGGCACATCTGGGGAAACCACGCCAGGGAACTGGCTGAGCTCTTTCTGCTGCAGGCTCCCAGACCTGTCTTTGCAgattccctctccttcccttctgccctCAGGGCATTCCCCACCTTCTCCATGCCCCAGGATCATCCTGACAGACCAAATGCTGCTGAGAATAACACAGTGCAGTGTGGGAGCTCCCCGccacctctgccagccctgcctgcctaCAAGAAGGTGCTGGCCCCCTCCCACCTATCCACAGAGACAAGAccccatttcccacagcatctTTACACCCCGTCCCCCCCGAACCCAAACAGACCCCTGCAGCACAGGTCCGAGGAGCACAAAGCTCATGCTCCAAGGAACATCAGCCTCACACCAGTAGGGTCAGCGGCGTGGCTCCAGATGACTGGGATGGCTGGTTTCTGGCAAGAAACATTTGGGAGAGGCGGGAGGGACCCAGCTGAGTGGGGACACGGCTTGGTGTTCGCTCCTACCTGCTGCTgtcgccgccgcctcctctgcgAGGAGCCGCTCCTTCTCCTGCCGCAGCCGCTCCAGCTCCCGCTGGTGGTGCCTCTGGAGCTCCTCCATCACTTGCTGGTGGGACgactccatctcagccaggcTGCGCTCACAGGCCTCCTGCCGTGCCAGGGAAAGGAGCGGTGAGGGaccaggagggcaggaggaagggctCGGGCCAGGACAGGCACCTGGCTGGGCTAATGTTTGCCTTTGCAAACCTCACCCGAGTCCAGGGCCATTTTGCGAGGAGTGAGACCACTTCTCAGGAGGgtcttttccttctcaaagcGAGATTATCACTGAACCCAACCATGTGACAGGGCCACGCATCTTGCGATCCCCTTGTgctttgcagaggaagaaacatTCCTCTTGCTGTTCTTAAAACTAAGGCAGCAAGACAAGAACATTCCTCTTGAGCCAAGAGCTGGGAATAATGCACCCGACGCCCCAGTCCAGATCCTCCACCAGGCTGCACTGCCAGAGAACCGCATCTCATCTGCCTTTTAAATGAAGCAGCATCCCCCAGAATCAATGAAAGCTAAGCCTCTTCTGAAAAGTGACACCCTGCACTGCCCTACAGCCTGACAGAGGCTGCCAAAGAGCCCTCCCCAAAGCCTAATGCTTAGGGATCCCCCTCACACAGCTCACTCTTCTTTCTGATGGCTCTGAGACCAAGGGGATGGGTCTTTCACCACTAAGCGCTGTGGTTAACTGGTGTTACAGCAAAGCAAAGCGGTTCCCACCTTGGGGCTACGcctctgctctccctccagATGCTGGCAGCACTGCCTCAAGCCTCTCAGGAAGGGTTTCTTCACCACCAAACCATGCCagagtattattttaaaaagccagggCCTCTAAGACATCAGTAGAGAGCCAGGAAACCATTGCATCCCCCAACAGCCCCTTGCCACCCCATTCCTTCCCCCAGTACTAAGGCGAAGGCTGATATAAAGGGCACTGGAACACATTGTGGGAATGCAAGTCCTTGCTGGCTAAATCCCTACTGAGACGAGGGAAGCTGAGAAGCTTCACAGATCGaccagaggagaggaaaaggcgAGGGATCGATTTGGTGATCTGTCCACAGACTGGCAGCGAACCTCAGCAGGCTGAGAGAGAACGAGCCCTTTGGGGAAAGGTCAAGTTTGGCCTCAGATGTGAAATGCTGGCCTTTTGAGTGAAGTTATTAGGAAGAAAAGGTGCCATTCCTCCccacttcttttgctttttttgaccATAAAGAGGCCTGTGAGCTGTAAATATTAGATCAAGATGACAGAGCGACTGCTAAGTGGCTGGTCTGGGCCCCACGGAGCATGTGGGTTTCTTTATCTGGGCTAGGTACAGCCAAATGACTGCAACAGGCTTTGCCAGCCCCAATTCCCGTCCCCCCCCAGTATCTTTCAACACGTAGGGCACATCCTGAAATCCTCACAGCGTGGTGGAACGGCAGCCTCCCCCCAGGAAATCCCTACGGGATGTGACCCCGCTTGTTTTAGACAAGTCCATGGCGGgtggaaataaataaacaaagagAAGCGAGAGGCTGAAGCACGAGCAAACTCTGCTTGGCGGGCTTTCCCATGTGCCGTCCCAGCAAACGAACGGGCTGTGCTGTCAAAGTGACCTTCAGGGCTCGGGCGGCTCTGGCAGGGACGGGAGCTCCCCAGGGCCTGACGGACTGCTTTTAACAAGGGATTCGGGAGCCCCTGTTAGCAAGAACAACACGTGGTGAGCCGCAAACCGCTGGGGAACGTGCAGGCAGCTCGGCAGAAAGCTGCTGACCCGCTCCCGAGCTGGGGGACAGctcacccccccagcccaggccaGCACCACGCACAAAGCGGGGCACAGATCCTGCACCtctcccgctcctcctcctcttccccatttATACTCTGGCCCCTTTAAGGCCAGGCAACACGCACCAGCCTTTATGTAATTAACATTGATTACAAGTGGGCTCACTTAGGGTCACCATGGCAACCCAATGATTAGCGATACCTGCTCGGCAATGAGCTGAGTCCCAGCGTTTCCCAGTTTGGGACTGGGAGCAACCCCAGGGTCCCATGTCCAGCACCCTGCTCACCTGTGAGATGTACCCCCGGGGCACGTGGCCGTCTCCCTGGGATTTCGCTGCCTCCCGAAGGCTCTCGTTTCGGGCCCGGCAGGACTCCAGCTGCGCCCGCAGTGACTGGACCTGCaccagggaggggagagagatgCTCAGCCAGGGTTGGAAAAGTGCCGCGGCCTGACCAACGTGCTGCATTCAAACCCTGGGCTTAGGGATGGGGAGGACCATGCGCGGCCAATGGAGATGGATGCTTCCCACGGGAATGGCAGCCTGCCAAGGGACCAAAGAGGCaaagccagccccagcctggtAAGGGCTagcaaggaggggaggagaCATCCCAAATTCCAGAGTTGGATCCGTGCTGGAGGAAACCACTGCTACATGGGTAGCTGGGATGACAGACAAGCGCATGGCTCTTTTCAAAGGCTGGGAGGTGAAGCACTTGCAGGCTTGGGAACAGCCAGAGAAGAGAGGCTGCGGATGTACTCCTGGGAAACACAGACTCCACACAAGCAGTGCCACCAACTAACTTATCCTGGACCAAAATGTGGCCTGGGGAACCTCTCCACGTGCACGAGAGCAGGTCTCCAGCCTCGCGTTACCTGGCTGCAAAAGCTCCCATGCACTCAAGGGGTGGCAAATGGAGCCAGAAAGAATGAACATCTCCCTGCACCTCTGCCTTGCTCTTCTGCAGagcctcctgctgccaggcaccACATTAAGGAGCCACCAGAATCCCACTTCCAGAGACCAGGGATGCTCTTACCTCCTTTTTCAGTGCCTCATTGGTGTCTCCATGGCCCCCCTTGCTCTGGTTCAGCAGTGCCGTCAAGGGCACTCGCCGCGAGTCTTTCAAGGGCAGGCGTTCCAGCTCCAGCCACTTCTTCTCTATCTCCTCATTCAGCCGAACCCGCTGGTCCTCTGAAagcgggggagcggggaggtCCTGCTCCCCCACCTTGCGGGAAGAGTCTCCTGCTGGGCCATCGCTATTTGGGACCCTGCCGTCGGGGGTCTCAAACCATTTTCGCCTCTCCTCTGAACGGACGGCCAGATCCCGCTCCAGCTCCTCATGCTTGGGAGTTCGGTCGGAGATCCTCAAACTCCCTCTCGTCCTCTGCAGGGACCCGTGATTCCCAGGGTCCTGCGGCAAGGGAGACAGCTCCACGTAGTCAAAGGCATGGCGCTGCCCATCCGCCTTCCAGTGACCACCCTTCGAGTTCCCCTCGGAGCCCAAGCCCGGccgctgctgctcctctgtccGGAGTGAGCCCTTCTGGGGGACGCAGTTACGGAAGGAGTTCTCCTTATCGCAGTCAGAGAGCCTGAAAccagagcagcagccagtgAAGGAGAGGCACCACGTGGGAAAGGATGCCGGTGGAGACGCTGCCAACTGCCCAAGGCTCAGCCCTTGCTCAGCCCAGCGTTACAAAACCCCACCCTGAGCGTGGAGCTGGGTCTGTAGCATCCCAGCCCTCGGGGAAAGGGGTTCCTCCATAGGGTGGGAATGATTCACCTCTGGTTCCAGCCATGCTGGTGGAGAAACCCGGCTAAACTGATGTGGCACGGCAAAAAGTGGGTGCAAGAGCAGGAGCCATCAGGCTCTCATCCCCCGTCACCAGCTGGTGTATCCGGGCCATGTTCAGGAGCGGAGGGCAGGGCTGATCTGGGAGCAGCCAGATTTCCAGAGGGGCCTTCCCAGTCCCTGCCTGCCAGGGGAGAGGGGCAGCAAGACGGGGAAAAGGAGAAGCGGCACGGGGCAGCTCTTACTTGGTGACGTCTGGAGCGCTGACCGGGCGCACATTCTTCCTCAGGGCTTCGATCCAGTTGCGCCGGATGCCCGAGGTCATCGCCGACAAGGTGAAGACGGCATCCTTCGTCTGCAACAGGGAGGCAATGGAGGCCCTGTCAGTGCCCAGCAGAggtgcaggcagctcccacttGCTCCCTGAGACCCCCGGGCACCCGCTTGCATGGGTGCTGGACAGTGTTAGAGAGGCCACCCGCTGCCTCAAAGACTCTCGGGGCCAGGAGGAGGGGTGGGAGCGGAGACACGCTCTTTGTGGGGAAGCCCGTTATGCATCCTCCATGAGACCATCTCCaagcaaaggcaaaagaaacttTGCTGGCACACTTGGCCAAACGTGAGCCGGTGCAATCCAGCCGTTcgggtgctgggagctgggcaccAGCGCTGGGGTACAGCAGCAGGCTACAGGGAAACCCAGACCGtgaagtgcccagccctgcacacccacagaaatacaattttttgtGCTGCCTTAGCAGCCACCTCCTGCTGCTACAGCAAGTAGCCAAGGACAGGATTGTACCGGCGCCAGATCCAGGGTACAGGCTGTTACTCGGAGCATGGTCAGCCAGGTTACACTGAGATCTGCAGTGCTCGCCTCTCCATCCCCACGGCTCTAGAGAAGCTGCCTTGGCCACCGGGTCAAGTAAACACTCCTGGCGTTCAGCTCGGCTCCTGGGCTGTCTCCAGCACAGCCTTCGGCCAGCCCTGCaaagctgcctcctcctcctccctttgcaGGCGGGCAGCACTCGTGTCCCTGAGCACCGCCACCCACGCGTCACCGACCAGCGTTGCCGGGCCACCGTCCTGGCACAAGGTTTGCATGGCTTGCCTCTCGGCATCTCGGCACAGGGAGGGAGCGCGCATTCCCACCCGGCATCCCTTGGTGCTGCTGCTCCGTGTCCACACGGTGCCGGACACTCACGTGTATCTGGAAGCCATAGTTGCGCTGCACCGCAAACTCCGTCACGTCCGTGCAGGAGCGGAGGTCGATTTCTCCGTCGAGGTCATCAGCCTGCAAGCACGGCCACCCGCTAGGACATCAGTGCAAACCCAGCTTTGAAAAAGCCCCCCATCACCTGCCAGCACCCTAACAGAAGCGCAGGCTGCCTCTGCCTTCACCCCATAGCTCCCCCACACAGCACGGGGAGCCAGCAGCGTGGATGGAGAGCGTCAGAGATGCCCAGCCACAGGACCAGcccttctccccacctcccaccaCTGACAGCCCCCCCAGGTTTCACCACCCCACCGGCCCGCCTTCAGACACCTGTCCTCTTCGTCACCCCTTGGCAAAGCGCGGTTCGCCACCTCCAGCGCCTTTCAGGGGGACGTGACGCTGCCGATTCTCCTGGGAGCGTGCTGGTCGTGCCAGGGCTGCGGTCCTCTCCCCCCTTGGCCAGGAAGGAGGACAGGGGCTGGAGAAAGTCCGGCCGTGCTTACCTCCTCCGCATTCGAGTCCCGGTAATACCTCAGGCTCGAGTCGGTCAGCACGAACCAATGTTTCTTCCACTGCGGGTGGATtgggcagggggagggaagggaaaagacagGAGGGAAACGGATAAGCAGTTACCGGGGGAAGCGTAGGAACAGGGAGGGACGCGCTGCGC
The nucleotide sequence above comes from Buteo buteo chromosome 19, bButBut1.hap1.1, whole genome shotgun sequence. Encoded proteins:
- the TRIOBP gene encoding TRIO and F-actin-binding protein isoform X6, encoding MTPDLLNFKKGWMSILDEPGEWKKHWFVLTDSSLRYYRDSNAEEADDLDGEIDLRSCTDVTEFAVQRNYGFQIHTKDAVFTLSAMTSGIRRNWIEALRKNVRPVSAPDVTKLSDCDKENSFRNCVPQKGSLRTEEQQRPGLGSEGNSKGGHWKADGQRHAFDYVELSPLPQDPGNHGSLQRTRGSLRISDRTPKHEELERDLAVRSEERRKWFETPDGRVPNSDGPAGDSSRKVGEQDLPAPPLSEDQRVRLNEEIEKKWLELERLPLKDSRRVPLTALLNQSKGGHGDTNEALKKEVQSLRAQLESCRARNESLREAAKSQGDGHVPRGYISQEACERSLAEMESSHQQVMEELQRHHQRELERLRQEKERLLAEEAAATAAAIEALKKAHREEMNKELGRTRSFQQCSSVSDALQKQHQLDVDSLKRELQVLSEQYSQKCLEIGELTQKAEEREQTLQRCQQEGKELLRKNQELQTRLSDEIGKLRSFISSRSSGDRSPHNNERSSCELEVLLRVKENELQYLKKEVQCLREELQMMQKDKRFASGKYQDVYAELNHIKVRSEREIEQLKEHLRLAMAALQEKESLCNSVGE
- the TRIOBP gene encoding TRIO and F-actin-binding protein isoform X7, coding for MSILDEPGEWKKHWFVLTDSSLRYYRDSNAEEADDLDGEIDLRSCTDVTEFAVQRNYGFQIHTKDAVFTLSAMTSGIRRNWIEALRKNVRPVSAPDVTKLSDCDKENSFRNCVPQKGSLRTEEQQRPGLGSEGNSKGGHWKADGQRHAFDYVELSPLPQDPGNHGSLQRTRGSLRISDRTPKHEELERDLAVRSEERRKWFETPDGRVPNSDGPAGDSSRKVGEQDLPAPPLSEDQRVRLNEEIEKKWLELERLPLKDSRRVPLTALLNQSKGGHGDTNEALKKEVQSLRAQLESCRARNESLREAAKSQGDGHVPRGYISQEACERSLAEMESSHQQVMEELQRHHQRELERLRQEKERLLAEEAAATAAAIEALKKAHREEMNKELGRTRSFQQCSSVSDALQKQHQLDVDSLKRELQVLSEQYSQKCLEIGELTQKAEEREQTLQRCQQEGKELLRKNQELQTRLSDEIGKLRSFISSRSSGDRSPHNNERSSCELEVLLRVKENELQYLKKEVQCLREELQMMQKDKRFASGKYQDVYAELNHIKVRSEREIEQLKEHLRLAMAALQEKESLCNSVGE
- the TRIOBP gene encoding TRIO and F-actin-binding protein isoform X5, which codes for MPHQWREPDLLNFKKGWMSILDEPGEWKKHWFVLTDSSLRYYRDSNAEEADDLDGEIDLRSCTDVTEFAVQRNYGFQIHTKDAVFTLSAMTSGIRRNWIEALRKNVRPVSAPDVTKLSDCDKENSFRNCVPQKGSLRTEEQQRPGLGSEGNSKGGHWKADGQRHAFDYVELSPLPQDPGNHGSLQRTRGSLRISDRTPKHEELERDLAVRSEERRKWFETPDGRVPNSDGPAGDSSRKVGEQDLPAPPLSEDQRVRLNEEIEKKWLELERLPLKDSRRVPLTALLNQSKGGHGDTNEALKKEVQSLRAQLESCRARNESLREAAKSQGDGHVPRGYISQEACERSLAEMESSHQQVMEELQRHHQRELERLRQEKERLLAEEAAATAAAIEALKKAHREEMNKELGRTRSFQQCSSVSDALQKQHQLDVDSLKRELQVLSEQYSQKCLEIGELTQKAEEREQTLQRCQQEGKELLRKNQELQTRLSDEIGKLRSFISSRSSGDRSPHNNERSSCELEVLLRVKENELQYLKKEVQCLREELQMMQKDKRFASGKYQDVYAELNHIKVRSEREIEQLKEHLRLAMAALQEKESLCNSVGE
- the TRIOBP gene encoding TRIO and F-actin-binding protein isoform X4 produces the protein MSPMSPAPWDPLQCLYPASCGAEHITPPDLLNFKKGWMSILDEPGEWKKHWFVLTDSSLRYYRDSNAEEADDLDGEIDLRSCTDVTEFAVQRNYGFQIHTKDAVFTLSAMTSGIRRNWIEALRKNVRPVSAPDVTKLSDCDKENSFRNCVPQKGSLRTEEQQRPGLGSEGNSKGGHWKADGQRHAFDYVELSPLPQDPGNHGSLQRTRGSLRISDRTPKHEELERDLAVRSEERRKWFETPDGRVPNSDGPAGDSSRKVGEQDLPAPPLSEDQRVRLNEEIEKKWLELERLPLKDSRRVPLTALLNQSKGGHGDTNEALKKEVQSLRAQLESCRARNESLREAAKSQGDGHVPRGYISQEACERSLAEMESSHQQVMEELQRHHQRELERLRQEKERLLAEEAAATAAAIEALKKAHREEMNKELGRTRSFQQCSSVSDALQKQHQLDVDSLKRELQVLSEQYSQKCLEIGELTQKAEEREQTLQRCQQEGKELLRKNQELQTRLSDEIGKLRSFISSRSSGDRSPHNNERSSCELEVLLRVKENELQYLKKEVQCLREELQMMQKDKRFASGKYQDVYAELNHIKVRSEREIEQLKEHLRLAMAALQEKESLCNSVGE